The Persephonella sp. IF05-L8 genome contains a region encoding:
- a CDS encoding succinate dehydrogenase/fumarate reductase iron-sulfur subunit, which translates to MEKFKLKVFRYDPTKDTEPYYKTYELPVEKGMTVLAALFKAKEEQDPTISFRYNCRAAICGSCAMRINGHATLACKVQITHLLEKYQTDTITVEPIGNVKPLKDLIYDMDWLVDKLKKVKPWFIPKEPPPKDGTEYRQDPYDHHRIDFASDCILCASCMSDCNALKANKDFLGPMVHSKAYRFIADTRDGEKKARFEAILEDFNLEWCVRCMECTTRCPKEVQPYENIIRLRIMAAEAGYKTPGEIHAEIFEQDIYNRGLLNEMLLPMRQEGILGAIKRAPFGIKMMLKGKVNYADFFGGHKIKRLDEVQKIYEVAKQKEKEVKIRLPQIMGVIYEDKRKTRKRLNYAETGGNE; encoded by the coding sequence ATGGAAAAGTTTAAACTTAAAGTGTTCAGATATGACCCTACGAAAGATACCGAACCTTATTACAAAACCTATGAACTTCCTGTTGAAAAAGGAATGACTGTTCTTGCTGCACTCTTTAAAGCAAAAGAAGAACAAGACCCAACAATATCTTTTCGTTATAACTGTCGTGCTGCTATCTGTGGTTCCTGTGCAATGAGAATAAACGGCCATGCAACACTGGCATGTAAAGTTCAGATTACACATCTCCTTGAAAAATATCAGACAGATACAATTACAGTTGAGCCTATAGGAAATGTAAAACCACTTAAAGACCTGATTTATGATATGGACTGGCTTGTGGACAAACTCAAAAAAGTTAAACCATGGTTTATCCCAAAAGAACCACCTCCAAAAGACGGAACAGAATACAGACAAGACCCTTATGACCATCACAGAATAGATTTTGCCTCAGATTGTATTCTATGTGCTTCATGTATGTCTGACTGTAATGCATTAAAAGCCAATAAAGATTTCTTAGGTCCTATGGTTCATTCAAAGGCTTACAGATTTATAGCAGATACAAGAGATGGTGAAAAAAAGGCAAGATTTGAAGCAATATTAGAAGATTTCAACCTTGAATGGTGCGTCAGATGTATGGAATGCACAACAAGATGTCCAAAAGAAGTTCAACCTTATGAAAACATAATCAGACTTAGAATAATGGCAGCAGAAGCTGGATACAAAACGCCAGGAGAAATCCACGCAGAAATATTTGAACAGGATATATACAATAGAGGTCTTTTAAATGAAATGCTGCTACCAATGAGACAGGAAGGAATTCTTGGTGCTATCAAAAGGGCACCATTTGGTATAAAAATGATGCTCAAAGGGAAAGTTAATTATGCAGATTTCTTTGGAGGACATAAAATAAAAAGACTTGATGAAGTTCAGAAAATATATGAAGTGGCTAAGCAAAAGGAAAAAGAGGTCAAAATTAGACTTCCACAGATTATGGGTGTTATTTATGAAGATAAAAGAAAAACAAGAAAAAGACTTAACTATGCAGAAACTGGAGGTAATGAGTAA
- a CDS encoding bacteriohemerythrin, whose protein sequence is MEILKWDKEFELGIPEIDEQHKKLVDILNSYYTELSHNTSKEEAVEHFFEDLENYLISHLRFEEEFMEKMGYQDLENHKKVHDMFMKLYYEEKEKYLKGDKKALNELVALSLSWLLNHIAKTDRKYAEFYKKLNNQT, encoded by the coding sequence ATGGAAATCTTAAAATGGGATAAGGAATTTGAACTTGGAATTCCTGAGATTGATGAACAGCATAAAAAGTTAGTGGATATATTAAATAGCTATTATACAGAGTTATCGCATAACACAAGTAAGGAAGAGGCGGTAGAACATTTTTTTGAAGATTTAGAAAATTACCTTATATCTCATCTACGATTTGAAGAGGAATTTATGGAAAAAATGGGTTATCAGGATTTAGAAAACCATAAAAAAGTCCATGATATGTTTATGAAACTATACTACGAAGAAAAAGAAAAATATTTAAAAGGAGATAAAAAAGCCCTTAATGAGCTTGTAGCTTTATCTTTATCCTGGCTTTTAAACCATATTGCAAAAACAGACAGAAAATATGCTGAGTTTTATAAAAAACTAAACAATCAGACCTGA
- a CDS encoding CoB--CoM heterodisulfide reductase iron-sulfur subunit B family protein, giving the protein MAELKYAFYTGCSAKGVAPELYNSTKLVAEKLGMELIELEAATCCGAGAVQEKDEFLALTINARNLALAEELGLDMLTICNTCTLMLRETKFKLDNDPELKEAVNEVLREAGLEYKGTSEVTHFLWEVIDGVGLDKIKEMVVRPLKDFNIAPFYGCHIIRPPYLIGYEDPDNPKSIEMIIEALGGNPVDHTARLACCGFHSFWSAEDKVTLKLTAMDAASAKEEKADFMVTPCPLCHTQLDAMQEEAEERIGVNIGMPVLHLPQMIGLAIGFKPHELGLDKHVISTKEIIRKVA; this is encoded by the coding sequence ATGGCTGAATTAAAATATGCATTTTATACAGGATGTTCTGCAAAAGGTGTAGCTCCTGAGCTTTATAATTCCACAAAGCTTGTGGCAGAAAAACTTGGAATGGAGCTTATAGAACTGGAAGCTGCAACATGCTGCGGTGCTGGAGCTGTTCAGGAGAAAGATGAATTTCTGGCACTTACAATAAATGCAAGAAACCTTGCCCTCGCTGAAGAGCTTGGTCTTGATATGCTTACTATCTGTAACACATGCACACTTATGCTTAGAGAAACAAAATTCAAACTGGATAATGACCCAGAACTAAAAGAAGCAGTTAATGAAGTATTAAGAGAAGCAGGACTTGAATACAAGGGAACTTCAGAAGTTACTCACTTCCTCTGGGAAGTTATTGATGGTGTTGGACTGGATAAAATTAAAGAGATGGTTGTAAGACCACTTAAGGACTTTAATATAGCACCATTTTATGGCTGTCATATCATAAGACCTCCGTATCTGATTGGATATGAAGACCCAGATAATCCAAAATCAATAGAAATGATAATAGAGGCTTTAGGTGGAAATCCTGTAGACCACACAGCAAGACTTGCCTGCTGTGGTTTTCACTCATTCTGGTCAGCAGAAGACAAAGTAACCCTTAAACTTACAGCAATGGATGCAGCATCTGCAAAAGAAGAAAAAGCAGACTTTATGGTAACACCTTGTCCACTCTGCCATACACAGCTTGATGCAATGCAGGAAGAAGCAGAAGAAAGAATTGGAGTTAATATAGGAATGCCAGTATTGCACCTTCCCCAAATGATAGGACTGGCAATAGGGTTTAAACCCCATGAACTTGGACTTGATAAGCATGTAATATCTACAAAAGAAATCATCAGAAAAGTAGCATAA
- the lpxA gene encoding acyl-ACP--UDP-N-acetylglucosamine O-acyltransferase: MSVEIHPTAIVSDKAQLGVNVKVGPFSIIEDHVKIGDNTEISSNVKIKNFTTIGENCNISEGVVIGGIPQHLGFKGEETYVEIGNNVTIREYTTIHRGTSFDDGITRIGDNTYLMAYVHIAHDCKVGHDTILANAVTLAGHVKIGNYVFIGGLTPIHQFCRIGDYAMVGGASAVDKDIPPFTRASKNHAMLYGLNLVGLKRRGFTPEQIKLIKEAYRIIFRTAPTLEEGIKEVEQKLPQTPEIKMLIDFIKTSKRGIAPEASKKKR; this comes from the coding sequence GTGAGCGTAGAAATACATCCAACGGCAATTGTTTCAGATAAAGCTCAGTTAGGGGTCAACGTCAAAGTTGGCCCCTTTTCCATTATTGAAGACCATGTGAAAATCGGAGATAACACAGAAATATCTTCAAATGTAAAAATCAAAAATTTCACCACAATCGGTGAAAATTGTAATATTTCAGAGGGAGTTGTCATAGGAGGTATCCCCCAGCATCTTGGTTTCAAAGGTGAAGAAACCTATGTTGAAATAGGTAATAACGTAACTATTAGAGAATATACAACTATTCACAGAGGAACTTCCTTTGATGATGGAATAACAAGAATTGGGGATAATACCTATCTTATGGCTTATGTCCATATCGCCCATGATTGCAAAGTTGGTCATGATACAATCCTTGCCAATGCTGTAACCCTTGCAGGACATGTAAAAATTGGAAACTATGTTTTCATAGGTGGGTTAACCCCTATCCACCAATTTTGCAGAATTGGGGATTATGCAATGGTAGGTGGTGCATCGGCGGTAGATAAAGATATTCCACCATTTACCAGAGCTTCAAAAAACCACGCAATGCTGTACGGATTAAATCTGGTTGGGCTCAAAAGAAGAGGTTTTACACCTGAACAGATTAAGCTTATAAAGGAAGCTTATAGAATTATATTTAGAACAGCACCAACACTGGAAGAAGGTATCAAAGAAGTAGAACAGAAACTTCCCCAAACCCCAGAAATAAAAATGCTGATTGATTTTATCAAAACCTCAAAAAGAGGAATAGCTCCAGAGGCTTCAAAGAAAAAAAGATGA
- the tgt gene encoding tRNA guanosine(34) transglycosylase Tgt — MFKFELIKKDSNARLGKIYTPHGEIETPVFMPVGTQGTVKAVTKDQLLSTKPQIILGNTYHLYLRPGTEVLKHFGGLHRFMNWEKPILTDSGGFQVFSLAKEKNKPGKHKAEVILTEEGVKFKSHLDGSWHFFTPELVIQIQEIIGSDIMMPLDVCPPYPVSHTVARDAVEKTIRWLIRSKKAKTNPQQALFGIIQGSTYEDLRRESALKTVELDMDGYSIGGLSVGEPAEYMYAMTEVVVPYIPEGKPRYLMGVGTPENIIESVERGIDMFDCVMPTRNARNGTLFTTYGRLNIKAAKYKFSEDPVDPECDCYTCKNFSRGYIRHLFNAEEITGMILATIHNLRFYNKLMEDIRQAIREDRFLQFKKDFYEKYFSQGQ; from the coding sequence CTGTTCAAATTTGAGCTTATAAAAAAGGATAGCAATGCAAGACTTGGAAAAATCTATACCCCCCATGGAGAGATAGAAACTCCTGTTTTTATGCCTGTGGGAACACAGGGAACGGTAAAAGCAGTAACAAAAGACCAGTTATTATCAACTAAACCCCAGATTATTCTGGGGAATACATATCATCTGTATCTCAGACCAGGAACAGAAGTTTTAAAACATTTTGGTGGTTTGCACAGATTTATGAACTGGGAAAAGCCTATATTAACAGATAGTGGTGGATTTCAAGTATTTTCACTGGCAAAAGAAAAAAATAAACCGGGGAAGCATAAAGCTGAGGTTATACTTACAGAGGAAGGGGTAAAATTCAAATCCCATCTTGATGGTTCATGGCATTTCTTCACACCTGAGCTGGTTATTCAAATTCAGGAAATCATCGGCAGTGATATCATGATGCCCCTTGATGTTTGCCCCCCTTATCCTGTGAGCCACACAGTAGCAAGGGACGCCGTTGAAAAAACAATAAGATGGCTTATTCGCTCTAAGAAAGCAAAAACAAATCCTCAGCAGGCTTTATTTGGTATTATTCAGGGCTCAACTTATGAGGATTTACGAAGGGAAAGTGCCCTTAAAACCGTTGAACTGGATATGGATGGATACTCTATTGGTGGCCTTTCTGTTGGTGAACCTGCTGAATATATGTATGCTATGACGGAGGTTGTTGTTCCATATATTCCTGAGGGTAAACCCAGATATCTTATGGGAGTTGGAACACCAGAAAACATAATAGAAAGTGTTGAACGGGGCATTGATATGTTTGACTGTGTAATGCCAACCAGAAATGCAAGGAATGGAACCCTTTTTACCACTTATGGCAGGCTTAATATAAAAGCAGCAAAGTATAAATTTTCTGAAGACCCTGTTGACCCTGAATGTGATTGTTATACTTGCAAAAATTTCTCACGGGGATATATAAGACATCTGTTTAATGCAGAAGAAATCACAGGAATGATACTTGCAACTATTCACAACCTCAGATTTTATAATAAATTAATGGAAGATATACGTCAGGCTATCAGGGAAGACAGATTTTTACAGTTCAAAAAAGATTTTTATGAAAAATACTTTAGTCAGGGGCAGTAG
- a CDS encoding matrixin family metalloprotease, with product MFIFIGRITKEAVHEIGHTLGLGHCPDPECVMHFSNSIVDTDRKSYFFCSVCYQKVKAAIGL from the coding sequence ATTTTCATTTTTATTGGTAGAATAACTAAAGAGGCTGTCCATGAAATAGGGCATACCCTTGGTCTTGGACATTGTCCTGACCCTGAATGTGTGATGCATTTTTCAAACTCAATAGTTGATACAGACCGCAAGAGTTATTTCTTCTGTTCTGTCTGTTATCAAAAAGTAAAAGCAGCAATTGGTTTATAA
- the hisS gene encoding histidine--tRNA ligase produces MSEIKKIRGFQDIYGENAKKYRYVVDTARKIFEKYNFSEIILPYVEDVSLFVRSVGEATDIVQKEMYVFEDKGGRKVALRPEGTASAVRAYIEERMYAQGGYHKLFYEGAMFRYERPQAGRYRQFHQIGAEIFGVSSPMADAELIKMVNDILKALGISVRLEINTLGDFESRKKYMEVLREFLESKREFLCEDCQSRIERNPLRVLDCKVEGCKEITKEAPALMDFLSEESLKRYEELKEYLKALNIEFVENPRLVRGLDYYTDTVFEFITDKIGAQGTVAAGGRYDTLVKQLGGPDTPALGFAAGIERLMLLVENLPEDKPLVVVIPVISEFNIQALRAAEKLRNNGMRTELLLKEGSLKSKMKTANKLGGSFVVFVSEKPELKDMETGEQEIFENIDDLIDVLKDKIQV; encoded by the coding sequence TTGTCTGAGATAAAAAAAATTAGAGGATTTCAGGATATATATGGAGAAAATGCAAAAAAATATAGATATGTTGTTGATACTGCCAGAAAAATATTTGAGAAATACAATTTCAGCGAAATAATTCTTCCTTATGTTGAGGATGTTTCCCTATTTGTAAGGTCGGTAGGAGAAGCTACAGATATAGTTCAGAAGGAAATGTATGTATTTGAAGACAAAGGAGGTAGAAAGGTAGCCCTCAGACCTGAAGGAACAGCAAGTGCAGTCAGAGCCTATATTGAAGAAAGAATGTATGCACAGGGAGGATACCACAAACTATTTTATGAAGGTGCTATGTTCAGATATGAAAGACCTCAGGCAGGAAGATACAGACAGTTTCACCAGATTGGTGCAGAGATTTTCGGGGTTTCTTCCCCTATGGCAGATGCAGAGCTGATTAAGATGGTAAACGATATACTGAAAGCCCTTGGGATTTCTGTAAGACTTGAGATTAACACACTTGGGGATTTTGAAAGTAGAAAAAAATATATGGAAGTACTCCGAGAATTTCTGGAAAGTAAAAGGGAGTTTTTATGTGAAGACTGCCAGAGCAGAATAGAAAGAAATCCCCTTAGAGTTTTAGACTGCAAAGTTGAAGGCTGTAAAGAAATCACAAAAGAAGCACCAGCTCTTATGGATTTCCTCTCGGAAGAGAGTTTAAAAAGATATGAAGAACTAAAGGAATATTTAAAAGCCTTAAACATAGAATTTGTTGAAAATCCAAGACTGGTTAGAGGCCTGGACTATTATACAGACACGGTCTTTGAGTTTATCACAGACAAAATTGGAGCACAGGGAACTGTTGCTGCAGGCGGCAGATACGACACCCTTGTGAAACAGCTTGGAGGTCCCGACACCCCTGCACTGGGATTTGCAGCAGGGATAGAAAGATTAATGCTTCTGGTGGAAAACTTACCAGAGGATAAACCTCTTGTGGTTGTGATACCGGTCATTTCCGAATTCAATATTCAGGCATTAAGAGCAGCAGAAAAGCTAAGAAATAATGGAATGAGAACAGAGCTACTTCTTAAAGAAGGAAGCCTAAAATCAAAAATGAAAACAGCAAATAAACTTGGTGGAAGTTTTGTTGTATTTGTATCAGAAAAACCTGAGCTAAAGGATATGGAAACAGGGGAACAGGAGATTTTTGAAAATATAGACGACCTTATAGATGTTTTGAAAGACAAAATTCAGGTCTGA
- a CDS encoding histone deacetylase: MRKVGYIYDPIYLKHDTGEGHPENHHRLEAINEYVDLIKDKLIHIKPRKATAKDIALIHDPYYPQEIMDLCSAGGTYLDPDTRCSIFSYEAAMYAAGAGLEAIDRIKNGEVERVFAAVRPPGHHAEYAKAMGFCIFNNIAIAARYAQKQGFEKVFIIDFDAHHGNGTQKAFYEDDTVFYFSTHQYPFYPGTGSKEEKGKGKGYGYTYNVPLPAGTGDDVYLKVYSEELPPLVKEFNPDIILVSAGYDLHMDDPLTLLEVSTEGIGKIVENILKTANVPFLFMLEGGYNIIALGESVKLTIEKLLEI; encoded by the coding sequence ATGAGAAAGGTAGGATATATATACGACCCTATTTATCTGAAACATGATACAGGGGAAGGACATCCTGAAAACCACCACAGACTTGAGGCAATTAATGAGTATGTGGATTTAATAAAGGACAAGCTAATTCATATAAAACCCAGAAAAGCTACAGCAAAAGATATTGCCCTAATTCATGACCCGTATTATCCACAGGAGATTATGGATTTATGCTCTGCAGGTGGAACTTATTTAGACCCTGATACAAGATGTTCAATTTTTAGCTATGAAGCTGCAATGTATGCGGCAGGAGCAGGGCTGGAAGCAATAGACAGAATAAAAAATGGTGAGGTTGAAAGGGTTTTTGCTGCTGTTAGACCACCGGGACACCACGCTGAGTATGCCAAGGCAATGGGATTTTGTATATTCAACAATATAGCAATTGCCGCCAGATATGCACAGAAACAGGGATTTGAAAAGGTTTTTATAATTGATTTTGATGCCCACCATGGAAATGGAACCCAGAAAGCTTTTTATGAAGATGATACGGTTTTTTATTTCTCAACCCATCAATATCCATTTTATCCAGGAACAGGCTCAAAAGAGGAAAAAGGTAAAGGAAAAGGATACGGATATACATATAATGTTCCTCTGCCAGCAGGAACAGGGGATGATGTTTATCTAAAAGTTTATTCAGAAGAACTACCGCCACTGGTAAAGGAATTTAATCCGGATATAATACTGGTTTCTGCTGGATATGACCTTCATATGGACGACCCATTGACACTTCTTGAAGTTTCCACAGAAGGAATAGGAAAGATTGTTGAGAATATTTTAAAAACTGCAAACGTTCCATTCCTGTTTATGCTGGAAGGTGGATACAACATTATAGCCTTAGGGGAGAGTGTGAAACTGACGATTGAGAAACTCTTAGAGATTTAA
- the lpxI gene encoding UDP-2,3-diacylglucosamine diphosphatase LpxI (LpxI, functionally equivalent to LpxH, replaces it in LPS biosynthesis in a minority of bacteria.), which produces MNKIGLIAGAGELPVAFAKSAVQKEKPLKIYAIKGITDKKIQNIAPTVWLNLGEAQKLIDSMKQDHITDVVMLGKIEHFHLLKSIHRFDKRARSFFNQLIDKRAKSILEAVLNELQKEGFNPIDPTPYLSSLLVPEGLIAGKYPEEHFIEDAKFGLKIAKEVAELDIGQTVVVKDKIVVAVEGLEGTDKCIIRGGELAGEYTVVCKVARKNQNMRYDVPVIGTQTLKSMKKAKAKLLAVEAGKTFLVEKEEFKKLAQKYNISIIGFDLSNI; this is translated from the coding sequence ATGAATAAAATAGGTCTTATAGCTGGTGCAGGAGAGCTTCCTGTAGCATTCGCAAAATCAGCCGTTCAAAAAGAAAAACCTCTAAAAATATATGCAATCAAAGGTATTACAGACAAAAAAATCCAGAATATAGCTCCAACTGTATGGTTAAATCTTGGAGAAGCTCAGAAACTAATAGATAGTATGAAACAAGACCACATTACTGATGTGGTTATGTTAGGAAAGATAGAACATTTTCATCTCCTAAAATCTATACACAGATTTGATAAAAGGGCAAGAAGTTTTTTTAACCAGCTAATAGATAAAAGAGCAAAATCAATTCTTGAGGCAGTTTTAAATGAGCTTCAAAAAGAAGGATTTAATCCAATTGACCCAACACCATACTTATCCTCTCTTTTGGTTCCAGAGGGTTTGATTGCAGGAAAATATCCAGAAGAGCATTTTATAGAAGATGCAAAATTTGGTTTAAAAATAGCAAAAGAAGTGGCAGAGCTTGATATTGGCCAGACGGTTGTTGTTAAAGACAAAATAGTAGTTGCAGTAGAAGGACTTGAAGGAACAGACAAATGCATAATAAGAGGTGGAGAGTTAGCAGGAGAATACACAGTTGTCTGTAAAGTCGCCAGAAAAAACCAGAATATGAGGTATGACGTTCCTGTTATTGGAACCCAAACCCTTAAATCTATGAAAAAAGCCAAGGCAAAACTACTTGCTGTAGAAGCAGGAAAAACATTTTTAGTGGAAAAGGAAGAATTCAAAAAATTAGCCCAAAAATACAATATTTCCATTATAGGTTTTGATTTATCAAATATTTAG
- a CDS encoding metalloregulator ArsR/SmtB family transcription factor, which produces MEEIVYDEKERWKDEEFLEENAELLKALAHPNRLKIIGFLSSGKKCVKHIWEALDLPQPNVSQHLSVLRNKGILGYKRQGSIVCYYIKNKKALEIYKLLLKED; this is translated from the coding sequence ATGGAAGAAATAGTTTATGATGAAAAAGAAAGATGGAAAGATGAGGAATTTTTAGAAGAAAACGCAGAGCTTTTAAAAGCCCTGGCACATCCAAACAGACTTAAAATTATAGGATTTTTAAGCTCCGGTAAAAAATGTGTAAAACATATCTGGGAGGCACTGGATTTACCACAGCCAAATGTATCTCAGCACTTGTCTGTTTTGAGAAATAAGGGTATATTAGGATATAAAAGACAGGGCTCTATCGTTTGTTATTACATAAAAAACAAAAAAGCTCTGGAAATATATAAGCTACTACTAAAGGAGGATTAA
- the trxA gene encoding thioredoxin has product MAGKVCIVNESNWEQEVLNSDLPVLVDFWAPWCGPCRLIAPIIEELAEELEGKAKICKLNTDENPNIAMRYGIRAIPTIMVFKNGQVVDTKVGVQPKEVLKSLLV; this is encoded by the coding sequence ATGGCAGGTAAAGTATGCATAGTAAATGAGTCAAACTGGGAACAGGAAGTTTTAAATTCTGATTTGCCAGTGTTAGTTGATTTCTGGGCACCATGGTGTGGACCATGTAGATTAATTGCACCTATAATTGAGGAATTAGCTGAAGAATTAGAAGGAAAAGCTAAGATTTGTAAACTCAATACAGATGAAAATCCAAATATAGCCATGAGATATGGTATTAGAGCAATACCTACAATCATGGTGTTTAAAAATGGACAGGTTGTTGATACAAAAGTGGGAGTTCAGCCTAAAGAAGTTCTCAAAAGCCTTCTTGTATAA
- the tatA gene encoding twin-arginine translocase TatA/TatE family subunit, with amino-acid sequence MFGGIGIPELLLIFGILLLLFGAKKLPEIGKGLGEGIRSFKNSLSGEEEKEEKIVKTKELEPDIKENKKVEATEKEKAEA; translated from the coding sequence ATGTTTGGTGGTATTGGAATTCCTGAACTTTTACTTATATTTGGAATACTTCTCTTGCTATTCGGAGCAAAAAAACTCCCTGAGATAGGAAAAGGTCTTGGAGAAGGTATAAGAAGTTTCAAAAATTCCCTCAGTGGAGAAGAAGAAAAAGAAGAAAAAATAGTTAAAACTAAAGAACTTGAACCTGATATAAAAGAAAATAAAAAAGTAGAGGCTACTGAAAAAGAAAAAGCAGAAGCCTGA
- a CDS encoding NYN domain-containing protein codes for MIGLFKKKKKKNQKIVYRYPNERVAIFIDGGNMFHAINAMKIKINYKKLIDILKKDRWLLRAYFYTGVPSGDLPKEIREQLKKQQGFLNELQNLGIKVKTIPLKKTPEGYIEKGIDILIATDMISLAFKDGYDTAILVSGDSDFVPVVEKIQELGKRVETAAFKKTSSYELRRVSDEFILLDNIKHKFSVPLYQEKKQEPEKLIDKLKKFFKKLFKRSKK; via the coding sequence ATGATAGGGCTGTTTAAGAAAAAAAAGAAAAAAAATCAAAAGATTGTTTACAGATATCCTAACGAACGGGTTGCTATATTTATAGATGGTGGAAATATGTTCCATGCCATTAATGCAATGAAAATTAAGATAAATTATAAGAAGCTAATTGATATCCTGAAAAAAGATAGATGGTTGCTAAGGGCTTATTTTTATACAGGGGTGCCTTCTGGAGATTTACCTAAAGAAATTAGAGAACAACTAAAAAAACAGCAGGGATTTTTAAATGAACTACAAAATCTGGGAATAAAGGTAAAAACTATTCCACTTAAAAAAACTCCAGAAGGATATATAGAAAAAGGAATAGATATATTAATTGCAACAGATATGATAAGTCTTGCTTTCAAAGATGGCTATGATACAGCTATTCTGGTAAGTGGGGATAGCGATTTTGTCCCTGTTGTTGAAAAAATACAGGAGCTTGGGAAAAGGGTAGAAACAGCAGCATTTAAAAAAACAAGCTCCTATGAACTTAGAAGGGTAAGTGATGAATTTATACTGCTGGACAATATAAAACATAAATTCTCTGTGCCTTTATATCAGGAGAAAAAACAGGAGCCTGAAAAACTTATTGATAAACTTAAAAAATTCTTTAAAAAGCTTTTTAAAAGGAGCAAAAAATGA
- a CDS encoding redoxin domain-containing protein, with amino-acid sequence MAKDKLKKVGEVAPDFHLYEAEGKKISLSDLLGENKYILLYFTSTEEKNRCDRSGCPLKENLEKLIEYDVIPVLIDKDPIQEHKKFKHEHGIKFLMLSDPTMETIKGYGVYEKINVHGIEKEKIVSTAYLINPQGRIVYVWEPKRIEKSIDDIINAIKKLKGM; translated from the coding sequence ATGGCTAAAGACAAATTAAAAAAAGTAGGAGAGGTAGCACCCGATTTCCACCTCTATGAAGCAGAAGGAAAAAAAATAAGTCTTAGTGATTTATTAGGGGAAAACAAATATATACTTCTGTACTTTACTTCAACAGAAGAAAAAAATAGATGCGATAGAAGTGGATGTCCTCTAAAAGAAAATCTTGAAAAATTAATAGAATACGATGTTATTCCTGTTTTGATTGATAAAGACCCTATACAAGAACATAAAAAATTTAAACATGAACATGGAATAAAGTTCCTTATGCTCAGTGACCCTACAATGGAAACAATTAAAGGCTACGGTGTATATGAAAAAATAAATGTTCACGGCATAGAAAAAGAAAAAATAGTAAGTACAGCATATCTTATTAATCCCCAAGGTAGAATAGTATATGTCTGGGAGCCTAAAAGAATTGAAAAGTCTATTGATGATATAATTAACGCTATTAAAAAATTGAAAGGAATGTAA